The Budorcas taxicolor isolate Tak-1 chromosome 5, Takin1.1, whole genome shotgun sequence genome includes a window with the following:
- the LOC128047389 gene encoding olfactory receptor 6C1-like yields the protein MRNYTEITDFILLGLSDDPQVQVVIFVFLLITYMLSITGNLTIIILTLLDVHLQTPMYFFLRSFSILEVSFTTVTIPRFLATIITGDKTISYNDCMAQLFFFILLGVTEFYLLAAMSYDRYIAICKPLHYMTIMNHRVCTLLVLASWLASFLNTFPLLMFFLQLDYCKSNAIDHYTCDFSPLLQLSCSDTKFLEIMVFSCAAFTLMFTLALIILSYTYIIRTILRIPSTTQRTKAFSTCSSHMIVISISYGSCIFMYMNPSAKDRVSLSKGVAVLNTSVAPMLNPFIYTLRNQQVKRAFMDMARKNVLFSRK from the coding sequence atgagaaactacACAGAAATAACAGATTTCATCCTCCTGGGACTGTCAGATGACCCACAAGTTCAGGTTGTGATCTTTGTCTTTCTACTCATCACCTACATGCTCAGCATCACTGGGAACCTGACCATTATCATCCTGACCCTGCTGGATGTCCACCTCCAGACccccatgtatttcttcctcAGAAGTTTCTCCATATTAGAAGTATCATTCACAACTGTCACTATACCCAGGTTTCTGGCCACCATTATTACAGGAGATAAAACTATTTCTTATAATGACTGTATGGctcagttattttttttcattctcttgggAGTCACTGAGTTTTATCTTCTGGCTGCCATGTCCTATGACCGCTACATTGCTATCTGCAAACCGCTGCATTACATGACCATCATGAATCATAGAGTGTGCACACTGCTTGTCTTGGCTTCTTGGCTGGCCTCATTCTTAAACACATTTCCATTACTCATGTTCTTCCTACAGCTTGATTATTGCAAGTCCAATGCTATTGACCATTATACCTgtgatttttccccccttttacaACTTTCTTGTTCAGACACCAAATTCCTAGAGATAATGGTGTTTTCTTGTGCTGCGTTTACTCTGATGTTTACTTTGGCATTAATAATTCTGTCCTACACATATATCATCAGAACAATTTTGAGGATCCCTTCTACCACTCAGAGGACAAAGGCCTTTTCCACGTGTTCTTCCCACATGATTGTCATCTCCATCTCTTATGGCAGCTGCATTTTCATGTACATGAATCCATCAGCAAAGGACAGGGTGTCTTTGAGTAAGGGAGTAGCTGTGCTAAATACCTCAGTTGCCCCCATGCTAAACCCATTTATCTATACCTTAAGGAATCAGCAAGTCAAGCGAGCCTTCATGGACATGGCAAGGAAGAATGTACTTttctcaaggaaatga